tttgcacaggccacatgctctgttttattttttaatatgttaaattcagcaaacaaacaataattgtgcagaactgtgtctctgtagaagatgtagAACTCTGtagaacttattttcactcagaaaatcagcaaaacatggaACTTGAccggggtgcacaaacttttgcatatttgtatagtgatgaacacatttttaattttcctTTCATTCAGTTTATAGCGTGTGGCATTCTGACCTATGCAGCTGGATATTCTCCACTGATGCCTGTGGTACGTATAAAAGTTGGCGGCCGTGTGAAAATGTTAGGGCACCCTGGTCATATTCTATGTTGTTATTGgtttaaagtcatttttttaaaatcataattgaagtaaaaaataatgaacacttcctctacagagaacacaacgaagcacaactactgtttatttgctggatttaacatactgtgagaaaaaaataaaggatgaaatgtggcctgtgcaaaacttatggcacattttatattatatgttttatttttttcacagtatgttaaattcttGTTAGAATCTTatgaaaatttgcagaaaaaaatgtgttgacttattttcattatgaaaaccaacacaacaCTTGTCACTTGACGGGGATGCCCAATATATTTTATgcctatttttaaaatatttacttaattatttgtcttttgcttattcatttatttatttatttggtataTAGCTTGCTGGAAGTCATATTAGGCACTAACCTTAGTGTGCAAAGAGACTAACATGTCTGTTATCTCTCTGCAAACAGATGAAAATGTCCTTCATCTTCAATGTCATCGGCCTTTTCTGGGCCATCGCAGCTCTTGCTCTTTGTCCTCTGATAGATTCTTATGATCGGCCAAAGGTAAAACAGCTCCCGCCTATTATCTCTTGAAAGTCTAGACGATTATATCAGATGATATCAGAATTATATCGACCACAGCAGAGTAGAGTATTGCTTCAAATatgtttaatgttaaaaacatgtttaatttaACTAATATTAGCTGATATTAGATGATGTGTTTATTGAACTCCAGACAAGCAGAAGGTCTAAATGACGCTGCACTAAAATATCGATAGATCAGATTTAGTCCCACTTTCtatatttcacaaaatgtaggtACAGTGGGGtctaaaagtctgagaccacgtTGAAAATctgagaacattttaaaacaaagacaagtttCAAGTATAACAATGAAATGTTAAAGATTCCGCACTACTTCTGCGTCACTATAAAGGTCAGATTTGGTTTCGAGTCTTATTCTTTCCACTGAAGCTTGTGTTCTGACGATTCTCGGGTGTATTTCTTCTGCTCATCAGAGGCACAAGCTTATGAAGGCCAGCTCGAGTGCTCGCTGTCATTATGGCaaatttaaatgcacaatttctatgtatctgtttatttaaacaaattagaaaagatgaaaacaaaatatataatttgtaaAAACGTTTGCACAGGCCAGATTAAACTTCTACACACACCTGTAaaaaatactaagaaattcattcattcattcgtttatttgttgaaatatttccagattttttttgtttgttcaaaTTTTTATGCTAATAATATCATTTGTGACTGAAAAGTTTGTATTAAATTAGTAAAGAATGCAAAACAAAGCTGaacattctacagaaacgtccacttttcgggccataggtgtcactggtgttactgatcctccTTGGTATTGCACATAAGAAACATGTGCAATATGTATTTTACATAATGACTGCTACAGAACGTCAAACCACATCTCATCAATTATGGAAAATCTActaaaatatatcatttaatctatttgtattatattttttcacaattacctcagaataaggccggtcacaccagtgacgtcagctaaaagcttcatatgaaatcatgagctaaatgagaaaatctctgataactgaaagacacaatgtgcttttcttcatagatcctgaGAAAAAGGAAGTTGTgatgtcatcggtgtgacttttatttcaaaatgggACATTTTTTTAACGCAGTAACagcagtgacacgactcctgctGAACGTTCATGATATACTTTATAATActtattttgcatttgttttctttatgtcatttaaatcatatatttcatagtcacgtatagattattgtagttaaaattgcagaaaaacatttttacctaaaaatatggCCAcaccctttacacatgactgtggggatgagctcttctgtggtgcttggaattgtagagaattgatttttaaaaaacaatattcctaaattgaggctcaataaggtatcatttttaaaataacttatttttaaatataaataaattgtaacattaacattttaagtgtaatatacctataaacacaaaaatgcacGTTTTATGTAGACTGACCCGTTTTCTGTGTTACTTTTTAACAGCTAAACTCAGCTACAGAATTGAAATTGCACATTAAAATAtatggttggttggttagtgtagtgggtaacacctttgccttctatgctgtagactggggttcaatcccccacctgggtaagcaccctacactataccaataagagtccttgggcaagactcctaacaccaccttggcctacctgtgtaaaatgatcaaattgtaagtcactctggacaagagcgtcaaccaaatgccgtaaatgtatttCCTGCAGAGGATGTTAAAGGTCCAGTATCCTacacttttgttattttttggcTACTTATAACATTTATCCACTTTTATGTCCAAAAAACGGTCATAATTATTTTCACCTGACCATTCTCCAACTTCTTTATATCCCCTAAACAAGTTGTTCTttttactgtgcatttaagGCTGATATGTACGTGAGCTCTGTTATATCCATGTATGCACTGTGGACAGAGTAGTGAATGGTGTGTAACTATGTTTACAAACTACGTCAAAAATAAGCCCTtactaacttattttcacttagaaaataaacaaatatatgtgCCCAAACTACATACGACTGTGTAATACACAGCAGTTTGCACTTTGGTTCATTAGAAAAAGGAACTGATGGTCAGTACTCATTCTGTGGCTTGTaccctgtttctgtttttgcagACCGATAACGATATGTACATTGGGCTAAAAGGTGTGCTTGTAGCGCTACATGCGGTCCAGTTTATCCTCGCTGCAGTGCTCATCTATTGGGAGAGTAAAGCTGTCTGCAGAGTGCATTTCAACACCCTGGTAACGTATAACACCCTGTTACACATCAGCACAGGTCACACCCTTACCTGACACCGGCATTcagtctccatagaaaagcactaaccaatagaatgggacactctggagcttATTGTCGCCATGTCCAATGCTAAGCGTGGCCTAGAGGactataaagccccccagcattgggctgtagagcagtggagctgtgtcCTCTAGAGTAATGGAGCTCTattcagtacctttgggatgagttggagttcACGAAAATACCTGCATCTATTTTTTACTGTGATTGAAACACTACAGAAATAAAGTGttgtatttctctgtaatgctgatccAGGCAGATTTAGTCCcagtttctatattttataaatgtaagtGCAGTGGTGtctaaaagtctgagaccacattgaaaatcagagatcttttcttttaaaacctggaaataaacaatatttaacatttaaaaactaagaaaaatcatattaaatgctctgcattattttttataaaaggTGAGATTTGTTTTTGAGTCTCATTCCTTTAACTGGAGCTCACGTTCAGACTTGGAGGCACACTGTCATTAtggcaaattttagtgcacaatttctatttattttctgaatttaacagcTTAGAAAAAAACCCTAAAACGTAATACATTAAATGTAGCAAAGAAGCAGTAAATGTGCATTGAAAAGTGCAGACGTGtgtctctgcagaggatgtgttaacttattcagttaaaaaaccaacaaaacatgtcatttcacaAGGGTGCACAAACATTTGTTTCCAACACTAAGAAGTTCATAAATTCCTAAATGAATTTCCAATATTTGAATTTTCGCTCAGATCGATAGTGTTCATTGTAATAAAAAGTGGACTgtaataaaaaaactgaatatcCAGAACATatcccgagtgtccagaactgaccatccagcatcagtacctgacctcattaatgctcagccaaatcctcacagctatgttcatctagtgtaaagtcttcccagaagagtagaggctgttactgcagcacaccaacaccttcatttcagaagaaaaactgAGTCGAGACTTTTTTTacacaatctgattggctgaaaagTGACCAGTTGCATTTGAAACAATTCAatatttgctttactttttcctCTACTTTTTGAAACTATTAACAGGAACACTAGATCTCTTGAAGTGGTGCATTATAGTGATCTACCAAGACCAAATCGCAGCCATTACcatatttataaacataaaatatatttattataagggggcagtcatgggctggaggttagggaaccggccttgtgaccggaagcttgctggttcgatcccctgagccgacagtacgtcaCTGAAACGCCTTTGAACAAGGcaccaaacccccaactgctccctgggcgctgtggatagggctgcccaccgctacGGGCAAGAGTgtttactgccccctagtgtgtgtatcttcactagtgtgtatgtggtgtttcactgcatggatgggttaaatgtggaaatGAAATTTCCCcggtgtgggactaataagtgttatttatttagtctAGTATGAATATTAAAAGCAATAAGCTGCTTGTAGCCTTGGGTTTTTTTATTAGACCcagcaagaaaataaaaaattgtgtcccattaagaaaaacactttctttttgtttatacAACACGTTGTTCCAGTAGCACAGTCTGACTGAGACACACTCTACCCCAGACGTTATTTGTGATATCAGCACATTTTTTTACCATGACTGAAAATGGACACATTATATAACttcaataaaacaatatttggACTGCAGTCCGTTTGGCCAGATTGTGGCGATGAGAGTGACCTGAGGACTACATCAAATTCTTAACCTGTCGTTGGTCCTAAGTGAGCTTCTCAATCAGCAGCTGAACAAGTAAACAAACTGTAATCaatcagaaacaaacagaatgcaATTCAGCGAGCAAGACAGGCTGTGAAAcgctttacagactgactggaGCAAAACCACATTCTTCTTCATCTGAAAGCACTGAGCTCAACCTGATATTTATACAGTTGGCACTATGACTGCATGCCACATTTCAATCATCTGATTGGTCACTATTTGGTTCATTTGCATTAAGTTTATCCAGAATGAGAGAGCTCAGATATGATGTGTTAGTTCGATGTATCTATTTTTGCCTTTCTCCTCATTACAGCTCTGTATGTGACGTTCTATTCGATGTCAATCAAAAAATGGAGtgaaaaaatcacattaaaagagGGAAATCTTTTGCAAGACATCACATGTCTCGTATCACGCtacttaaaatttcagcacccccaattttttttttcttcgtttTTCTCCCCAAtgtagtcgtctccaattccccAGTCTCACGATGCCACCAGCGCTatgagggtgaaggctagcacaggcttcctccgaggcctgtgaagctccaccacagctttttgagctgccactggacagccgaacgccCAACCGTAACATATGGCTGCACTGACTAGCTGAGTGATGGGGATGTGAAGGctgggccatcctacccacccagagagcgaggccaattgtgctctctaggACTCCCGGCCACAGAGGCTATAGTATCACCAGGaatcgaactcgcgatctcctgatagGGACAACACTTAGACACTTGCGCCACTCAGGAGAAGCACCCCCAATTAAAAACACCTTCCTGCGGTTCATTGGTTAGaggactcatttgcatattgccaGATGTTGTTGTGCTGCCCTGTGCGTCACATGAATAAGtttgatttttctgtttttcagccCATGATCACACTGAAGCAGGACCAGTGAGCTGCCGAGGACGTcagactgaaaaccaaaaattCAATAGAGGAAGCACCTCAGATAAGCTTAGTGCTCATTATAGACTCCCCACTGTGTTATCAGCAGATTATTTATACGCAATTGATTTACATCTGCATACAGTCTTAGGAATAAAGCTTCCTAAACCAACATGCAGctcaaaaaaaaacctttaactgGTGAAGAACCTTCACGTTGCATAAGGGCTCTTTAAATATCAAAGGGTTTAACAGCTTATTTACAAATAGCTTCCATTAAAAAGGCTCTTTAGCCTCTTTTCACTGAAGATAAACTCAGTTCCTGCCCGTTTCGCCATGTTTTTCAATAACATTGACAGGATTTATTTCAATAGAAGTGTGCATGATTTACAAATGAGCTATATTTTCATCTTCGTAGGCGAGCGAGTCGACATTTCTAtaagtgtgtttattgtgtttgaaAACTGTTTATTGTGTCGGCTGTACAGGACTGTTGATATGATGAAAGCTGCCGTTTTATCTCGGTACGGCCATCTGTGTGCAGTCGTATGAAtagtttttcacagcaggggttTCTCAccctcccctttcacccctcattgctcactagcagctcagcacagtcacacagagagacaacagagaTCTAGATCTTCTGATAATAAAAAGAAttatgcatttattcatttatgcatTACGCTAATTAAAAATGGACGAGTCAGTGTCCAGTCTGCCAGTGAATGGTGTTGCAGAAAGAGGTTATGAGTGTATTTGTTTccttctgtttacttttttgtttcagTGACTTAGCGACTCTGTAGTTCAATTGGGCTCCAGCCAAAATCATGAAAACTGAAATTCCCTCACTTTTTTTGTGCACACACGCCATACAGTCCACATACGgaaactacactgcaaaaaaagcctgttttgaattctttgtttttgcgatgctgcaaaaacaaacatgtaggCTATGTCCCAATTCAAGGAGGTGCATCCTTCAAAGGCCTGTGGTCTATGAAGGCAGTGTAGACCCACGAAGGCTGAACCGAAATGAGATGGTGTGCTCTATGGCAGATTTCCTGTTTGAGTTCGGTGTTTCAGCACCGCTGTTCCCGCCCTTACTGCTGCGTAACTAAATGCCACTcctgtcaagttcttttaaCATGGACTCAGAAActttgatttagttttttttttccatttattagaGCTGGGGATGCTTCTCTCTGTCGGCTCTTTGCTCCCTAAAACAAAACGAAATATTAGTGTAAGTTTAGCTTCAGACCTCATTGGCTTTTTGAACATTAGTGTCATTGGCTATTcgactcagtttaaacccagtatttacatttaaagtgtctCCTCCGCAGCCGTTCGCTCCTCTGCTCGAATCCTCGCCAGCACACAATTAACCTCGGGATACGTTGGCTGGTGAAGGCTCTTTAGAGAGGTAATGAAGCTTGTTGAGTGAGGTTTACTCAATTTTGCTGTATTTGGCAGGAGAACTGGAGTAGCTGCACTTTTTCTGAGtgtatttagaaaataaatcaCACAGCATTGATACATCAGATCTCCAGAATGGGAATTTTATAGGACAAAGAAAACGTCAGTTTGAGTTAATATAAAGAAATTtcattcaaagtcatttttgacCGTTTCTGTCGGTCCATCCATCATAAAATTTAACACAacgtaaacagcagtgttttcaAACACTGTAAAATCAGTGACGGGAGGTTTTGCTCTGATATGAAACGCTGGTTAAAGCTCTTCATTtacttaaatgtttaaaaaaacatataaaagaaggaaaaaacgaaGGTTTCATTTAACTGTGTTCTGTAAGCTGTACATGCGTTATTaccactttgtttttgtttgaagctttttgtttttctgtggaaTTACATGCACATTTAGTTATTTAGTCATAGAACGAGTAGTGTGGTGTGATTTATGTACTGAATGATGTCTTGACTACTTGTTGACACATTTAAACAAGAGGACTTGgtttgtttttacttatttttcagatttattgtATTTGCATTGCTGTTCAAATTTGTTCagttttttctgattttcctgggtttttgttgttttgttctgtttgtttttttttcagatgtttttatcttttttcttattttaacattattttggcTTCATAAACCTGCTCTGTAGTCtttctgacagagagagaaagagagagagaggggtgtgaGATAGGAAAATGCTAACGAGGTGTGAACATTTCAGCATTTCCGCTTCGTGACGTCTTTATCTGCCACCGCAGCTGCTGATGTCCAGACGAGGtgaaaaaacattcagaaataAATGCCAACCACAAgatctttaaaagaaaagaagagcgAAGAGATCATTACACCTCGCTTCGAttaaagagggagaggaagcGAAGAGCCAGAATGGACTCGTCTGTCGGTGCCAAGTGGAAAAAGACAAACAGGAtggaaagaaataagaaagaaaagaatgaagTGGCGTCATAAGATCTCTGATACGGAACAGAGAGGTGTTTGTCAGTAAAGCTCTGAATAATACTTTAAACAGTCTGTATGAGTGTAAGTCTGTTATGCtgaatgtaataaatgtgtgtgtgtgttaatatcTTTAAAATGGAAGCCATataattaaagtaaaaaatgaaaaccaaGTTAATTATCTAATCTTTTATCATGGGTTATCATATCATGATattgtgttaaaaataaaagagctACATGTAGAAGATATGTTCATATACGCAAATGTTTCAACAGCCCCtgtcaaatgacacattttgtcaaagtaaaaataatttcctattttttcttattagcccatttcagcttgagatgcactacagtccccagcattcACTGCAACCTAGTGTGCGTTCTGACCcacaacaacaatctatgggccAGCAGTTACgcaaaaggaaaacattttatttttattgagaaATCCTTTTGAATAAGCATTCAGTGCCTGTCTTGTTGCAGTTTTGGCAGGTTTCGAATAAACACTGGCTTTTTCAGGTCAAGGCGAAATGTTAGATAAAAACGAAATCAAAACACAGCTGAGACTTTATAATATGGCGTttttactggttgagtttgagacccctgcTCTACAGAGACCACACTCTATTTGTTAGCAGTAGTTTGTTGGTTTTCCATTTGGAATATTTCTATCTTTCCCTAAATGCACAGCGGTCATTTATTTCCAACTGGACTCCaggtctgtgtgtttttgttgccATTACAGTACGTACAGTGTGACAGTCGAGCCTTGCAGTCTTTATTATGAGCTGTGAAGGTGCTCAGACTGAAGCAGCTGTACAAACATCACATAAAGCTGGAGATCACAGTGTGACAGTGTAGTGGGAGCCTGAGGAAGCAGCTGCTCTGTGTGTCTAAATAAGCTCTGAAACTACTACTAGTTTGACCACCCAGACAGTAAGAGTGGTGATGGTCCACTGACGGCAAAGCTAACGGCCCACTGGCCTTTTGCCATCGATGATTAAAGATGcggtgtgtaagatttagtggtGAGGTTGAAGACTGCAACCAGCTGaatccccctccctcacccctccctttccaaacGTGTAGTAGATCCTACGGTGGCCAttctatacagaatctttttgaaaagggttcttctattgttacgatgtcaggcTTTTCAAACAGGTGCTATAGGGAACCATCTACATCAAACCAtctacattctccatcaatctgaagagccctttcaaCTTTAATCatccaaagggttctttgagcattcatggttctatatagaagcattttctttattaaagaacccctgaagtaCCACCATCAAGTGTTTCTTTTAAACTCTTTCTCATTTAAACTCCTGAACTAAACTCTCTTTCAGCTTTTTGCTGAACCAGATCTGAACTTCTTAGAATAAAGTTACATGTCATGTTTGTCATTGGAGATTCCAGTGAGGCTGATGTTCTGACATCACAAAGGCTTGTTGTAGCTCATGCAGCGGATGGTGAGCAACTGCAGTGTGCTGTGCTCCCTATGTGgatatgaagggctcattctaagcGAACGAAAACATGATTCATAGTTGTAGTGATTATACACTAATCAAACATGGTGAACATGAAAACAACCAAATTCTAACTAAATCATTTCATATCAGGCCAGTCAGTCATTTGTTCCCTTGGTAGTTTGACGTATTTGTCTTGACTGTGCATATTTCAAaatctgaggagattaaaaactagttagatcTTGTAtacaggacagtaatctgggtggtcaaAAGGGGGACCAGCAGTGGTAAACACTCAGCGGAGTGccaaccttatcaagccagcagaCCGATATACGCTTGCTATCTCAGCAAAATGCAGTCATTGTATTTCTGCATCCACAGCAACAATATCGTGTGGAATATTGtaatacactgtattattgAATATCGGCTTGTGTCTGACAGAATTTTTTAGCAAAAAGAGTGTTTGTGTATAACACTTTGGAACACCCATTCCCACTGAGCCTTAGTTCTGCCAAACTGTTTACTACCTATGGATCCTACTgaaggagtttgcatgttctccccgtgtctgcgtgggtttcctccgggttctccggtttcctcccactgtccaaagacatgcagtcaggccaattggacatgctaaattgcccctgggtgtgagtgtgtgagtgactgtctgtgtctgtctgccctgcgatggactggcgacctgtccagggtgtatcctgccttccgcccgatgactgctgggataggctctggcacccccctgcgaccctgagggagaagcagcttagcaaatggatggatggatggatggatggatcctACTTAAGATGCccatgtttttaaacactttgccACATCCCATTCCCACTCAACAGCCTATTTCtgccaaatgttttttttttcttccattaaACACATTAATAGTTGTGCTAAACACTTTGCTACCCCTTCTgcttacactctcagaaataaaggtagtaaactgtcccTGGGATGGTACCCTGAAGGGAACATGTCAGAACCTtttgtcagggaacataactataccacaatccactgaaatgatattttctaagttgtctCCACActccgtctcgtctccaggctttatAGTTTTATTGTtcggtacacaattggacctttaatcctctgttgtacctttgaggttatatttacattgtttgtaccttgatgaatgaagaatgtaactgcacagaacctttatttcaaaCACTGTGTGCCATTAGTGTCATTACATCCCACTTTTTGAATATGTATTTCAGCTAACACTTTGCAACACTTACTAACATTAAATTAAACCTTTTTTGTGTCTAATAGTTTTAAAGTGGGTTAAAGTGTTAAatgtatagtatatagtataatatatatatatagatattgttttttgttattaccattttatactttattatCTCACAAGGAGAAATTGCTTTGTAGCTgtatttcacataaaaacatCATACAAACAAATACGTCAGTGTCAGTAAAATCACAGAATAAAAGACCAATCGGACAGTATTTATGCACGTTGATGTAGTTTTTGCTAAATAATTTTCCACGTCACTTTCCCCTTTAATATAGCTTTATTTTGACACAACAGTGTATCAGCCCCTGTTCCCATTCAGTACAGCCTATTTCTGCTAAATATTTTACTACGTAAAAGTCCCCTCCTCACAGAGCTGCAGTTAGCTGCTTATTCACCGGCTTCTCGTGTGGATTTCCAttagtaagtaagtgatactttttttaatcccacaaatggggaaattccacctccgcatttaacccatccgtgaagtgaaacaccacatacagactagtgaatacacacactagggggcagtgagcacatttgcccagagcagtgggcagccctatccacggcgcccggggagcagttaggtgtcttgctcaaggacatctcagtcatgaactgtctgCACTGGGGATTGagccggcaaccttccggtccagcccacgactgaggAGACGGCTAACCATTAGACTTTACTGAGggcaaaatgaaattaaatttagACACAAatgcatgttgttttttttaatgtggtcaTGCCACTGAAACTGTGGAATATGTTTCCTTTCAGTGGTAAAAGGCAGAAACATTCCGGACATCCTTTCAAATCCAGTTAatgaaatgtcttcttaaacATATTGATTGTCGTTCAAATACTTTATACACGAGTGTGATGTACTCAAGCGATTCCTGATAGGGAAAATGatcttcatttgttttatgaTTCCCTGAAAAGTGTGACAAACAAGAAACCATGAAGACTGTTAGCTAACTTTACTTCAGCAGTGTTGTTGACTGCTAAAGATCCTCATTAAGCTGCCTTCAATgaatttctttccttttccctCTTAACTGTACAGTTGTTCTTCTGTTCAACACGGCGCTGACAAACCGTGTAACTAAATAAAAACGaattccccattccaccttaaacagcgaaatgcccgttccaccttaattggcGCACCAAGCCTTCACCATTTAAGTCGAAACGGAAAATTACACCAAGCAGGCAAAGGCGTAGCTGGTTAAAAACGTCAATTCCTCCTTAAATGCCACCAACTGCtgctacatttaaggtggaatggaataTTGGCAGCAGAAAGAGCTAGGAGGCTAACAGGAAGCGTTTTCCTTCGAAATATTTTTGCTAACGCTTGCTTCACGTCCTAAACCGCATAACTGCCATAATAAAGAGTAAGTCAAAACCAGCAGAAGTGCATTTATTAGTGTAGTAGCTACGTGTGGTATGTTTTCAGGCGTTAAACGTCTGACGCTATTGAACGCTGCTTCGTTTCGCTTGCTCCTCTCTCGGCGCATGCGCACTAGCTCCTCTCCTTCCCTACGTGTCTGCGTGCTTCTCCAGCTCCATGCCCGCCGTGCCCAGGCCCTGTAGCCGCGCTGAGGGACTCGGTCCCGGGCTTTGATCCACCGCCGCGGCCGCGCTGCCCCGCTCCGTCTGTGTAAGTCCCGCtttgtgtgcgtatgtgtgtccAGCATGGCGGCG
This portion of the Pygocentrus nattereri isolate fPygNat1 chromosome 24, fPygNat1.pri, whole genome shotgun sequence genome encodes:
- the LOC119262337 gene encoding uncharacterized protein LOC119262337; translated protein: MRYTFKSDDCMVITIPLQNIRNTRDGQLMPEKFTCVFKDMYKVFLKGRPKALGAAQITTGVFILCLGAVFISSYGSTHASHIVPSSVFIACGILTYAAGYSPLMPVMKMSFIFNVIGLFWAIAALALCPLIDSYDRPKTDNDMYIGLKGVLVALHAVQFILAAVLIYWESKAVCRVHFNTLPMITLKQDQ